The genomic region CCACGCAGCGCGCGAGCGAGGAACCGATCATCCAGCTCGACAATCCGCTTTGATTGCAAGGTTTACCATCTTAACCTAGTGTTAAGTTGTGTAATTCCCTCGATTTTTTCAGTGGGCTGGAACGGCTTTCCGTGTGCGCTCGTTCATATCACAGGTTGGTATGACGAGTTGAGCATGGGTTCGCGATTGAAAACGAAGGTCCTCTTGGTCGAAGACGAGCCGATGATCCGAGCGATCGGCATCGACGCGCTCGAGGAAGCGGGTTTCGAAGTGATCGAGGCCAAGGACGCGGATGAGGCCGTTCGCATCCTCGAATTGCTGGGCGAGGTGCATGTGCTGTTCACTGATATCCGCATGCCTGGCAGCATGAACGGGCTTGAGTTGGCGAAGTTGGTGCACGAGCGCTGGCCGGCGATGAAGATCCTGGTGACATCGGGCGATACTTGGCCCACCCAGACGCAGATACCGGACGAAGGGCATTTTCTGCCCAAGCCTTACCGCTTGGAAGCGCTCCAGAACGAAGTCAGCTCGCTGTTGAATTGAGTGGCGGCTTTTTTGGGGTATTTCGACAAGCTCAGCACGAGCGGTCTGCGATGCTGACTCCACGCCATGACAGCCCGTTCTCACACCATGACCGACTGGTTGGGCCTGGCGAAAGCCGCGGGCTGATCGTGCAGCCGGCGCTTACTTGGCGCTAAATGCCCCCACCCGACGCGCGAGATCGGCGCGCAGGTTCGCCCAGAACAGCGTGATGTCGTATAGGTGGTAGTTGTTGCCCGGCAGCACATAGGGCCCCATGTCGAGGTCCGGCGGCGCGCCGATGTGCAGCAGGTGATCCTTCCCGCATTGGGCCGGCACCACGCCGGGAGCCAGGGTGCCGGTGCCCTGGGCAAGGTCGGGCACCAGCGTCCCCAGGTTCTCGCGTGCCGCAGCCTTGCCGTCTTCCACGCCGCTAATCGGGTTGACGCACACGAACGAAGGGTCGGCGCCGACTTCCTGGCCATCCAGTCCGCGCCGGCGGGCATAGGCACGCAGCAGCATCTCTGTCTCGGGTGGGTCGGCGAAGCTGAGCCAGCTTACCACGCAGCCCGTCGACGTCGCGTCCTTGCACGCCGGCATGCCCATCAGCGGCAAGTCGCGATCGTTGGAAACTGGCCAGCCGATGATGTAGGCGACCGCGATGCGCTTGGCCAACGGCGTGCCGGCGATCCTGTCGCGGATCAGCCGGCGCAAGTGGAAGGCGCCCTGGCTGTGACCGGCGAGCACGATCGGCTGCCCGGGACCGATCGACTTCACGAAGGTATCGAACGCCTGCGCCACGTCGCGATAGGCGAGATCGAGCGCCTGCGTCGCCTCGGGCGCGTCCGTCAGGAAGGCGCCCACCGCAGCCTGGCGATAGCGCGGTGCCCAGACGTCGGGGCTGGCGTTGAACGGGCTGGCCATGCCCTGCACGAACAGTCGCGAGCGTTGGCGCGAGACCTGATCGTCGAGCGAGGCGTTCCAGCTCGACCGGCTGACGAGGCCGGTCGGGTGGACGAAGAAAACGGCCGCATCGACCTTGCTCTCGGCCGTTACCGCGGGGGCCGCCTCGTCAGCACCCTCGCTCGCAGCTTCGCTCGCCTGGACCTGGGCGAAGTCGGATGGCAGC from Novosphingobium sp. 9U harbors:
- a CDS encoding DUF3089 domain-containing protein, producing the protein MARKFLYIVTGLVVLVLLAFLALRIFAQDLTEIAFVPSAKFTDQPKLAEASYDDPDMWLARPGMKNDAARWLPSDFAQVQASEAASEGADEAAPAVTAESKVDAAVFFVHPTGLVSRSSWNASLDDQVSRQRSRLFVQGMASPFNASPDVWAPRYRQAAVGAFLTDAPEATQALDLAYRDVAQAFDTFVKSIGPGQPIVLAGHSQGAFHLRRLIRDRIAGTPLAKRIAVAYIIGWPVSNDRDLPLMGMPACKDATSTGCVVSWLSFADPPETEMLLRAYARRRGLDGQEVGADPSFVCVNPISGVEDGKAAARENLGTLVPDLAQGTGTLAPGVVPAQCGKDHLLHIGAPPDLDMGPYVLPGNNYHLYDITLFWANLRADLARRVGAFSAK
- a CDS encoding response regulator, whose product is MGWNGFPCALVHITGWYDELSMGSRLKTKVLLVEDEPMIRAIGIDALEEAGFEVIEAKDADEAVRILELLGEVHVLFTDIRMPGSMNGLELAKLVHERWPAMKILVTSGDTWPTQTQIPDEGHFLPKPYRLEALQNEVSSLLN